TGATTTACCTGCTGCGCCGCTTCATGCACCTGTTTCATTGAACCTGCTACATCATCGATATCCGCGACCGTATCCTTCAGCATGGCTACATTTCCCTGTATGGTGCCGGCAACGCTGTCCAGTTTTTCATTCATGCCGCTGGTAGAACGCAGCGTATTATCCAGGCTCTCCCGGCTATCATTGGCCGCCTGATGAATGTTATTTACAAAGACCCGCATATCATCCAGGTTCATTTTTGTATTGTCGGCCAGCTTTCTGATTTCATTGGCGACCACAGCAAAACCCCGCCCGAATTCGCCGGCTCGAGCCGCTTCAATCGAGGCATTCAACGCCAGTAGATTTGTTTCCGCCGCGATGGCTTCCACACCGTTTACAATCTCACTAACCTTGGCAGCCATTTCCGTCAAATGCTCAATCTGCTCCTGCATAATGGCCGTATCCCGGATAACTTCCTCCTTTAGCTCCTGTATCTCACCAAGCTGCGCCATGCTTTCGTCATTCTTCTCAATTAGCCCCCGCGAAGCCGTCGACAAATGCTCCATCGTCTCCGAAGCATGCTTAATGGTATCATTGACATCATTCATGCTGGCTGTAATCTCTTCCACAATGGCCAGATTGGATTCACTTAACGTCGTCATGTCCTGCGCAAACGCCGTTAACCGGTTCGATTCGTGAGTCATTCTTATATCGAACTCACTTAATTTAGGTACGATACCAATCATTTTTTTGGAGTTCACCGACATTTTCCGTTCGCTTTCAAAAAGCTTATCAAACTGTTTAAGCATCCTTTGATGAATGGGGTAATCCACCTGAAGCAGGTCAACCGGCTTGCCTTTTAAACGGTCTTCCACATTCTGAATAATGCAAAGAGCCTCATGACATGGCGCTTTCTTAAAAAAACTCATATTTCATCCCCCTATAACACAAACCTGAGCAAAAGCACGATTATTGTACCGTAAATAATTTTATTCGTCCATATCCCGACAAAATCCTTTTTAAACCGCCATTTCTTTGCTTCGTGTATAAACTGTTAGTGAATTGCTTTTTTCTTAAAGGTGCCCCCAAACACATCATGTACATCATTGATGGTGACGAAGGCCTTTTCATCGATTTCCTCAATAATCGCTTTTAGTTTGGCAACCTCCAGCCGGGTAATCACTGTATAAAGAATATTTTTCGCATCACCGCTATAAGCGCCTTCTCCGCGCAAAATGGTGACTCCCCGGCCAAGCCGGTCCATCAGCGCACTGGTTATAGCTGCCGACTGCTCGGACACGATAATCACCGCTTTCGACTCATCCAGCCCTTCAATGGTAATATCAATTACCTTGGAAGCAATAAAATAGGTGAATAAGGAATACATCGCCCGGTCCCAGCCAAAGACCAAACCTGCGCCGGTCAAAATGAACAGATTGATAATCAACACAATCTCACCGACGGAAAAGCTGGACCGTTTGTCCATTAAGATGGCAACTATCTCTGAGCCATCCAGAGAACCGCCATACCGGACAATCAGGCCAACGCCGATCCCCAAAATAACACCGCCGTATACGGAAGCTAAAAACAGATCCTCAGTTAACCCGGGAACCGGCAGAAAAATATTACTCCAATAAGACAGGGACAGAATAGAAAATAGAGTAGCTATCGTAAACGTCTTGCCAATCTGCTTATAGCCCAAATAAACGAACGGAATATTAATCACGACCAGAAACACCCAAAAGGGCAGTCCTGTCAGGTGGCTTGCCATAATGGCAATGCCGACTACCCCTCCGTCGATCACATTATTCGGTACTAAAAAAATCTCCAGACCGGCTGCGTAGATAATGGAACCAATGAACAACAAAAGGTACTTCCTAAAGTATTGTAATAATCGATGTTTTTTTGTCATGCAAAAACCTCTCTTTACTTTTTTATTTTATTGTACAGCAGTAAACCTTGCTAACTGCCTCCCCTTCTATAATATCACATTTTTCCAAAATAAAAAAAATCACCCCGCCCGGCAAGGTGATAAATTGGCCTCTGCAGGTTTAAGGGTACAACCTTCAGAACAGCCCAAAAAATAACTTATTGACTGCTCGCTTATATTTAATTTCCCCGCCCTTAACATTCATATCCCCATCCAAATGTGCTTCCCATTCCAAGGCGGCATCTTTGCTGAAATTACGCTGGAGGCTTACCGGCACATAGTGGTCGCCGTCGTGCCAGCCCACACCGGTGCCAATATACCAGTTCCGGTAATTATTATTTTTGTAGACCGCAACTCCGTATTCTTCATTAACTGCCGTCTGTCCGGCTTCCTGCTTCGTTTTATTGGCAGTTTGCGTCGCCAGCTTTTCGGCGTCGGTAAGTTTTTTTACACTGACTATGGTATTATCGGTTTTTTCCAATGCCTCCGGCGGCAGCGTCGGATCCTGGCGATTAATTTTTTCAGCCACCTGACTGGCTGCTTCCGACGGCGTAGCCGCCGTCACGGTAAAATTGGTTACCGGCTGAACCTGCCCCTGCTGGACTTTGGCGATAAACGAGGCCAGCATCGCCGCATTCTGCTTATTTAAATCCAGCATATTCTGCAGCACATTGGCATTCATCGCTTGCTGCTGGCTTAAGACGAGTGCTTTTTGTTTCTGTTCCTCTGCCTCCCGGACCCTTCCTTCCAGCGAATAGATATAAAACCCCAGAGCCAGGGCCACCACTACTCCGGCAATTGTCTTCCAATGCAGCTTAATAAACTCCATTACTTCACCCCAGCAACCGAACCAGTCCGGCTGTCACCACAATTCCCACACCGGCCCCCAGATAAAAAGCCCGTTTTGTCTGTTGATTGACGATAGCCTTCATCGCACTATCCAGTTGTTCCACTTCCTCCGCCTTGCCAAGAAACCAATTGCCAATCCGGACTAACCAATTTGTCATATTTATCCCTCCCCTATCAGTCTATGAATTTATGTTAACAAAGGTGTTTGCGGAGACCTAAAGAAAGACCCCGCCCGGAATGATCCGAAGCGGGGTTTCCTTCTTTAGATCAGCAATTGACGTACCCTGTGTACAGCGTATCCCACACACAGGCTGCCGCCATGGCTGCTCTAGCAAGTATAGGAAGGACCGTTGTCGTCACAGCAGCAGAACAACAGTAAAATAATAATGATGATAATGATAATCCAACTGCGGCCAAAGCCGTTTCCGTAGCCACATCCGCCAAAACCCATGTAAAATCAGCTCCTCTTCACATATTGTGGTATGTATATACCCTTATATCCTATGGTTTGCAGCGAAACGATGTTACAAGGGCGCGGTGGAAAATCCCGTCAATCACCGCTTGTTATAAGAGCCGGAATCCGACAAAAAAAAACTGCCGTTGCCGGCAGCCACTTACTTCCCGTTACTTTTTATCCCGCATACAGAATACCTTGCTTCCCTTCTCCCGGTGAAAATTGATGCAAAGACAGCACTTGCCATGCCTCTCGCAGGCAGTATTCGTACAGTTGCAGTTTTTTTCATTACAGTTAGCCA
The genomic region above belongs to Propionispora hippei DSM 15287 and contains:
- a CDS encoding methyl-accepting chemotaxis protein, which encodes MSFFKKAPCHEALCIIQNVEDRLKGKPVDLLQVDYPIHQRMLKQFDKLFESERKMSVNSKKMIGIVPKLSEFDIRMTHESNRLTAFAQDMTTLSESNLAIVEEITASMNDVNDTIKHASETMEHLSTASRGLIEKNDESMAQLGEIQELKEEVIRDTAIMQEQIEHLTEMAAKVSEIVNGVEAIAAETNLLALNASIEAARAGEFGRGFAVVANEIRKLADNTKMNLDDMRVFVNNIHQAANDSRESLDNTLRSTSGMNEKLDSVAGTIQGNVAMLKDTVADIDDVAGSMKQVHEAAQQVNQAMTYSARDAEKLHSMTQSIHDDAIMSAENAKQLSVIDNELSEMVRDMILSLNGGVHAISNDDLTETLTKAKVAHGNWMKNLKRIVDEMKSYPIQIDSKRCAFGHFYHAIQLTHPDINKEWQAIDGVHHELHDMGSKVLDAVARQAAGEANSLYERAEGLSKQIFIHIDNTIREIKRKSDAGIELLQSNS
- a CDS encoding YitT family protein — protein: MTKKHRLLQYFRKYLLLFIGSIIYAAGLEIFLVPNNVIDGGVVGIAIMASHLTGLPFWVFLVVINIPFVYLGYKQIGKTFTIATLFSILSLSYWSNIFLPVPGLTEDLFLASVYGGVILGIGVGLIVRYGGSLDGSEIVAILMDKRSSFSVGEIVLIINLFILTGAGLVFGWDRAMYSLFTYFIASKVIDITIEGLDESKAVIIVSEQSAAITSALMDRLGRGVTILRGEGAYSGDAKNILYTVITRLEVAKLKAIIEEIDEKAFVTINDVHDVFGGTFKKKAIH